From a region of the Monodelphis domestica isolate mMonDom1 chromosome 8, mMonDom1.pri, whole genome shotgun sequence genome:
- the C8H2orf15 gene encoding uncharacterized protein C2orf15 homolog has product MGFSLSKSATQVSAIHSDSKVEDHLIQRTEKNRLSPVTQLFQNTRKIRLEDTIRGENFTGNEENGRESRSGKELGPVTYVKERDGLEMIDVE; this is encoded by the coding sequence ATGGGATTCTCTCTTAGTAAATCTGCTACTCAAGTATCGGCTATACACAGTGATTCAAAAGTAGAGGATCATTTAATCCAAAGGACTGAAAAAAACAGGTTAAGCCCAGTGACTCAGTTATTTCAAAATACCAGAAAAATAAGATTAGAAGATACAATTCGAGGAGAAAACTTTACAGGCAATGAAGAGAATGGCAGAGAATCTCGTTCGGGAAAAGAACTGGGTCCTGTGACATAtgttaaagaaagagatggacTAGAAATGATAGATGTAGAATGA